A genomic stretch from Frigoribacterium sp. PvP032 includes:
- the polA gene encoding DNA polymerase I, giving the protein MSDETKPTLLVIDGHSLAFRAFYALPVDSFVNREGQHTNAIHGFISMLLSLLKNEKPTHLAVAFDISRFSFRTREYPEYKGTRSETPVEFVGQIPLLQEALHAMGITTITKEDFEADDILATLAVRGRDDGYRVLIVSGDRDAIQMVNDDVTLLYPSARGVSELTRYDRDKVFERYGIEPHQYPEIAALVGETSDNLIGIDKVGEKTAVKWINQFGSLDEVIAHADEIKGVVGGNLREQKERAIRNRRLNRLVTDVELPVAPGDLERRAVDAEAVRELFDKLQFRTLLERVLTLADAGGAAPDAAGEGAVVAAPAGLPVVRTLIDEELAFWLRKHASDPASPVGLSVEYGAEGVVGLGISSHDESAYVPWATGRGDYVALEAWLDADSPKVLHDAKRAYKALSKAGLALTGIAGDTRVAAWLLRPGRTSFALTDLVYEQLGETLPVADPNQLVPADEQVSVATEAWYTLRLAESFHESLDEGSRRVLVDLELPLVPVLGDMELTGVAADHPVLAELSTRLGETAAGLATDAFAEIGREVNLGSPKQLQEVLFDQLEMPKTRATKTGFSTDAASLADLQEKHPHPFLGLLLQHRDATKLRQIIDTLDKSIADDGRIHTTYDQTGTTTGRISSVDPNLQNIPVKAAVGREIRAAFVHGPEYETLLTADYSQIEMRIMAHLSGDAGLIEAFNAGEDLHRFVGARIFGVEPADVSPAMRTKVKAMSYGLAYGLSAFGLSKQLRIESSEAKQLMTDYFARFGAVREYLRNVVEKAREDGYTETIFGRRRPFADLKSPNRVLRENAERAALNAPIQGSAADIMKRAMLGVRSELDEREMASRVLLQVHDEMIVEVAPGEVDDVRDIVSRRMSGAADLRVPLDVSVGLGASWDAAAH; this is encoded by the coding sequence GTGTCGGACGAAACGAAGCCTACCCTCCTGGTCATCGACGGCCATTCCCTCGCGTTCCGGGCGTTCTACGCCCTGCCCGTCGACAGTTTCGTGAACCGGGAGGGGCAGCACACCAACGCCATCCACGGGTTCATCTCGATGCTGCTCAGCCTCCTCAAGAACGAGAAGCCGACCCACCTCGCCGTCGCGTTCGACATCTCGCGGTTCTCGTTCCGCACGCGCGAGTACCCCGAGTACAAGGGCACGCGCTCCGAGACCCCCGTCGAGTTCGTGGGGCAGATCCCGCTCCTCCAAGAGGCGCTGCACGCCATGGGCATCACGACCATCACCAAAGAGGATTTCGAGGCCGACGACATCCTCGCGACCCTCGCCGTGCGCGGTCGGGACGACGGCTACCGGGTCCTGATCGTCTCCGGTGACCGCGACGCCATCCAGATGGTCAACGACGATGTGACGCTGCTCTACCCGTCGGCACGCGGCGTGAGCGAGCTGACCCGCTACGACCGCGACAAGGTGTTCGAGCGCTACGGCATCGAGCCCCACCAGTACCCCGAGATCGCGGCGCTCGTCGGCGAGACGAGCGACAACCTGATCGGCATCGACAAGGTCGGCGAGAAGACGGCCGTCAAGTGGATCAACCAGTTCGGCAGCCTCGACGAGGTCATCGCCCACGCCGACGAGATCAAGGGCGTCGTCGGCGGCAACCTGCGCGAGCAGAAAGAGCGGGCGATCCGCAACCGGCGGCTCAACCGCCTCGTGACCGACGTCGAGCTGCCCGTGGCGCCCGGCGACCTCGAGCGGCGAGCAGTCGACGCCGAGGCCGTGCGCGAGCTCTTCGACAAGCTCCAGTTCCGCACGCTCCTCGAGCGGGTGCTCACCCTCGCCGACGCGGGCGGCGCCGCGCCCGACGCCGCCGGCGAGGGCGCCGTCGTGGCCGCCCCGGCCGGCCTGCCCGTCGTCCGCACGCTCATCGACGAAGAGCTCGCCTTCTGGCTGAGGAAGCACGCGTCCGACCCGGCGTCGCCGGTGGGGCTCAGCGTCGAGTACGGCGCCGAGGGCGTCGTGGGCCTCGGCATCTCGTCCCACGACGAGTCCGCGTACGTGCCGTGGGCCACGGGCCGCGGCGACTACGTGGCCCTCGAGGCCTGGCTCGACGCCGACTCGCCCAAGGTGCTGCACGACGCCAAGCGCGCCTACAAGGCGCTGTCCAAGGCGGGTCTCGCGCTCACCGGCATCGCGGGCGACACGCGGGTCGCAGCGTGGCTGCTCAGGCCGGGCCGCACCTCCTTCGCCCTCACCGACCTCGTCTACGAGCAGCTCGGCGAGACCCTGCCGGTGGCCGACCCGAACCAGCTCGTGCCGGCCGACGAGCAGGTCAGCGTCGCGACAGAGGCCTGGTACACGCTGCGGCTCGCCGAGTCGTTCCACGAGTCCCTCGACGAGGGCTCCCGTCGTGTGCTCGTCGACCTTGAACTGCCCCTCGTCCCCGTGCTCGGCGACATGGAGCTCACGGGCGTCGCGGCGGACCACCCCGTCCTGGCCGAGCTCTCCACGCGCCTCGGCGAGACGGCGGCGGGTCTCGCGACGGATGCGTTCGCCGAGATCGGGCGCGAGGTCAACCTCGGCTCGCCGAAGCAGCTGCAGGAGGTCCTGTTCGACCAGCTCGAGATGCCCAAGACGCGCGCGACGAAGACGGGCTTCTCGACCGACGCGGCCTCCCTCGCCGACCTCCAGGAGAAGCACCCGCACCCGTTCCTCGGTCTGCTGCTGCAGCACCGCGACGCGACGAAGCTGCGTCAGATCATCGACACGCTCGACAAGTCGATCGCCGACGACGGTCGCATCCACACGACCTACGACCAGACGGGCACCACCACCGGCCGCATCTCGTCCGTCGACCCGAACCTCCAGAACATCCCGGTCAAGGCCGCGGTGGGCCGTGAGATCCGGGCCGCGTTCGTGCACGGGCCGGAGTACGAGACCCTCCTGACGGCCGACTACTCGCAGATCGAGATGCGCATCATGGCTCACCTCTCCGGCGACGCCGGGCTGATCGAGGCCTTCAACGCGGGAGAAGACCTGCACCGCTTCGTCGGCGCCCGCATCTTCGGGGTCGAGCCGGCCGACGTCAGCCCCGCGATGCGGACCAAGGTCAAGGCGATGTCGTACGGCCTCGCCTACGGCCTGAGCGCCTTCGGCCTGTCGAAGCAGCTGCGGATCGAGAGCTCCGAGGCGAAGCAGCTGATGACCGACTACTTCGCGCGCTTCGGCGCGGTCAGGGAGTACCTGCGCAACGTCGTCGAGAAGGCCCGCGAAGACGGCTACACCGAGACGATCTTCGGCCGCCGGCGCCCCTTCGCCGATCTCAAGTCGCCCAACCGCGTCCTCCGCGAGAACGCCGAGCGCGCCGCGCTGAACGCACCGATCCAGGGGTCGGCCGCCGACATCATGAAGAGGGCGATGCTCGGCGTCCGCAGCGAGCTAGACGAGCGGGAGATGGCCAGCCGGGTGCTGCTGCAGGTGCACGACGAGATGATCGTCGAGGTCGCGCCGGGCGAGGTCGACGACGTCCGCGACATCGTCAGCCGCCGCATGAGCGGAGCTGCCGACCTCCGGGTGCCGCTCGACGTCAGCGTCGGCCTCGGTGCCAGCTGGGACGCCGCAGCGCACTAG
- a CDS encoding DeoR/GlpR family DNA-binding transcription regulator: protein MYAPERHQQILDSARTRGRVEVAGLARELSVTPETVRRDLTALERRGVLRRVHGGAIAVERLGIEPHVADREGSAAGEKERIARAALDELPDGGSIIVDAGTTTVRFAELLPTDRELTVVTHSLPVANVLVARPNVTLHLLGGVVRGRTLAAVGEWTRTQIAEVFADVAFMGTNGLSAERGLTTPDLAEARVKKALMAASRRTVILTDHSKFGREDFARVAPLSEVDTVITDSGVDADLADDVERSGPRVVIV, encoded by the coding sequence ATGTACGCTCCCGAGCGCCACCAGCAGATCCTGGACTCGGCGCGCACGCGCGGCCGCGTCGAGGTCGCCGGCCTGGCCCGAGAGCTGTCCGTGACGCCGGAGACCGTCCGTCGCGACCTCACCGCCCTCGAGCGCCGAGGCGTCCTCCGTCGGGTCCACGGCGGCGCCATCGCCGTCGAGCGCCTCGGCATCGAGCCGCACGTCGCCGACCGCGAGGGCTCGGCCGCCGGCGAGAAGGAGCGCATCGCCCGCGCCGCCCTCGACGAGCTGCCCGACGGCGGTTCGATCATCGTCGACGCGGGCACCACCACGGTCCGGTTCGCCGAGCTGCTGCCCACCGACCGTGAGCTCACCGTCGTGACGCACTCGCTGCCGGTCGCGAACGTGCTGGTCGCCCGGCCCAACGTGACCCTCCACCTCCTGGGCGGCGTCGTCCGCGGCCGGACGCTCGCGGCCGTGGGGGAGTGGACCCGCACCCAGATCGCCGAGGTCTTCGCCGACGTCGCCTTCATGGGCACGAACGGCCTGTCCGCCGAGCGGGGCCTCACCACGCCCGACCTCGCGGAGGCGCGGGTCAAGAAGGCCCTGATGGCGGCCTCGCGCCGCACGGTCATCCTCACCGACCACTCCAAGTTCGGCCGTGAGGACTTCGCCCGCGTGGCCCCGCTCTCCGAGGTCGACACGGTCATCACCGACTCCGGCGTCGACGCCGACCTCGCCGACGACGTCGAGCGCTCCGGCCCCCGGGTGGTGATCGTGTGA
- the pfkB gene encoding 1-phosphofructokinase: MIVTVTLNPSLDRTVEVGRLDRGDVVRTGAPLLEPAGKGVNVARALTAHGVHSVAVLPVGGREGAELSALLDAAGVSARYVPVSGRTRSNLTVAEPGGTVTKLNEPGLALSHDDLTAITAVVRATAEDATWIVVSGSLPPEISTATFARFVDDVRRTGAKLAVDTSGDALSAAVEARPDLLKPNLGELAELAGRSLDTLGDVVAAAEAVRASGVGTVLVSLGAEGAVLVGPGGVVVGTSHVAVPRSTVGAGDSFLAGYLATETAGGAPRDALLAALTWGAAATRLPGTTVPAPSDLDASEASLLAQPDLTSPLVGDAAAASSIPTRRTTSLPTTLTETHH; the protein is encoded by the coding sequence GTGATCGTCACCGTCACCCTCAACCCGAGCCTCGACCGCACCGTCGAGGTCGGCCGCCTCGACCGCGGCGACGTCGTGCGCACCGGCGCGCCGCTCCTCGAGCCTGCCGGCAAGGGCGTCAACGTGGCCAGGGCCCTGACCGCCCACGGCGTCCACAGCGTGGCCGTGCTCCCGGTCGGCGGCCGCGAGGGCGCCGAGCTGAGCGCCCTCCTCGACGCGGCCGGCGTCAGCGCGCGGTACGTGCCCGTCTCGGGTCGCACCCGGTCGAACCTGACCGTCGCCGAGCCCGGCGGCACGGTGACCAAGCTGAACGAGCCCGGTCTCGCGCTGAGCCACGACGACCTCACCGCGATCACCGCGGTCGTCCGGGCCACGGCCGAGGACGCCACCTGGATCGTCGTGTCCGGCAGCCTGCCGCCCGAGATCAGCACGGCGACGTTCGCCCGCTTCGTCGACGACGTCCGCCGCACCGGGGCGAAGCTCGCCGTCGACACCAGCGGCGACGCGCTCTCCGCGGCCGTCGAGGCGCGTCCCGACCTGCTGAAGCCGAACCTCGGCGAGCTCGCCGAGCTGGCAGGCCGCTCGCTCGACACCCTCGGCGACGTCGTGGCGGCCGCCGAGGCCGTCCGTGCCTCCGGGGTCGGCACCGTGCTCGTGAGCCTCGGGGCCGAGGGCGCCGTCCTCGTCGGGCCCGGCGGCGTCGTCGTCGGCACGTCGCACGTCGCCGTCCCGCGCAGCACGGTCGGCGCGGGCGACAGCTTCCTCGCCGGCTACCTCGCGACCGAGACCGCAGGAGGCGCCCCCCGCGACGCCCTCCTCGCCGCCCTGACCTGGGGTGCCGCAGCCACGAGGCTGCCCGGCACCACCGTCCCTGCCCCCTCCGACCTCGACGCCTCCGAGGCGTCGCTCCTGGCGCAGCCCGACCTGACGAGCCCGCTCGTCGGGGACGCGGCCGCCGCCTCCTCGATCCCCACCCGACGCACCACGTCCCTGCCCACCACCCTCACCGAGACTCACCACTGA
- a CDS encoding PTS mannitol transporter subunit IICB gives MSEFTPTVTGTGVRARVQRFGGFLAGMVMPNIGAFIAWGLITALFIPTGWTPNETVASLVDPIILYLLPILIAYTGGRMVHGQRGAVIASIAVMGVIVATDKPQFLGAMIVGPLAALLLKQFDRALDGRIKSGFEMLVNNFSLGIFGGAMAIGAYFGIAPLTSGLTTVLGNGVDFLVERGLLPLASLLIEPAKILFLNNAINQGVLTPLGIDQAAESGKSILFMLESNPGPGLGILLAFLFFGPRAIRPSAPAAIIVQFFGGIHEIYFPYVLMKPILLIGAVLGGATGVGFFLLTGVGLVASPSPGSIIAYALVAAPGDFPVILVGILLSAAVSFVVCSFLMGFGRKEKREAAAEDDAAQAQALADAQAATAANKATSKGTAAPSASN, from the coding sequence ATGTCCGAATTCACCCCCACGGTCACCGGAACGGGAGTCCGCGCGCGCGTCCAGCGCTTCGGCGGCTTCCTCGCCGGCATGGTCATGCCGAACATCGGCGCGTTCATCGCCTGGGGCCTCATCACGGCCCTCTTCATCCCGACGGGCTGGACGCCCAACGAGACCGTCGCGTCGCTCGTCGACCCGATCATCCTGTACCTGCTCCCGATCCTGATCGCCTACACCGGTGGCCGGATGGTCCACGGGCAGCGCGGCGCCGTCATCGCCTCGATCGCCGTGATGGGCGTCATCGTGGCGACCGACAAGCCGCAGTTCCTCGGCGCGATGATCGTCGGCCCGCTGGCCGCCCTGCTGCTCAAGCAGTTCGACCGCGCGCTCGACGGCCGCATCAAGTCCGGCTTCGAGATGCTCGTCAACAACTTCTCGCTCGGCATCTTCGGCGGGGCCATGGCGATCGGCGCCTACTTCGGCATCGCACCGCTCACCTCGGGCCTGACCACCGTCCTCGGCAACGGGGTCGACTTCCTCGTGGAGCGCGGCCTGCTGCCGCTGGCGTCCCTGCTGATCGAGCCGGCGAAGATCCTGTTCCTCAACAACGCCATCAACCAGGGCGTGCTCACGCCCCTCGGCATCGACCAGGCCGCCGAGTCCGGCAAGTCCATCCTGTTCATGCTCGAGTCGAACCCCGGCCCCGGCCTCGGCATCCTGCTCGCGTTCCTCTTCTTCGGACCGCGTGCCATCCGTCCGTCGGCGCCCGCCGCGATCATCGTGCAGTTCTTCGGCGGCATCCACGAGATCTACTTCCCGTACGTGCTGATGAAGCCCATCCTGCTGATCGGCGCCGTCCTCGGCGGCGCGACCGGTGTCGGCTTCTTCCTCCTGACGGGGGTCGGCCTGGTCGCCAGCCCCTCGCCCGGCAGCATCATCGCCTACGCCCTCGTCGCCGCTCCCGGCGACTTCCCGGTGATCCTGGTCGGCATCCTGCTGTCCGCCGCCGTCTCGTTCGTGGTCTGCTCGTTCCTCATGGGCTTCGGCCGCAAGGAGAAGCGCGAGGCCGCCGCCGAGGACGACGCAGCCCAGGCACAGGCACTCGCCGACGCCCAGGCCGCCACGGCCGCCAACAAGGCGACCAGCAAGGGCACGGCCGCGCCCTCAGCGTCCAACTGA
- a CDS encoding PTS lactose transporter subunit IIB, translating to MATLDGSSIKKLIVACDAGMGSSVMLASTLKKQLKKSGVTVEHSPVADIPADADVVVTQNNLAERARGVVPNIPVVPFQLFMGDPSVAKVVKAIQDGTTVEV from the coding sequence ATGGCAACCCTCGACGGTTCCTCCATCAAGAAGCTCATCGTCGCGTGCGACGCGGGCATGGGCAGCAGCGTCATGCTGGCCTCGACCCTGAAGAAGCAGCTCAAGAAGAGCGGCGTCACCGTCGAGCACTCGCCCGTCGCCGACATCCCGGCCGACGCCGACGTCGTCGTGACGCAGAACAACCTCGCCGAGCGTGCGCGCGGCGTCGTGCCGAACATCCCCGTCGTCCCGTTCCAGCTGTTCATGGGCGACCCCTCGGTCGCCAAGGTGGTCAAGGCCATCCAGGACGGCACGACGGTCGAGGTCTGA
- a CDS encoding PTS sugar transporter subunit IIA: protein MADQQAPELTSLLAESSIRLDEKAASRDEAIRAAGQALIEAGAIDETYVDAMFERENSVSTYVGEGVAIPHGTLAGKDSVKKDALVVLRFPTPVDWDGNEVSVAVGIAAAGNGHIAILSQLASILMDPDSAAALRGATTTSEVYELLASTDDDE from the coding sequence ATGGCGGACCAGCAGGCACCCGAGCTGACGTCGCTCCTCGCGGAGTCGTCGATCCGTCTCGACGAGAAGGCCGCGAGCCGCGACGAGGCCATCCGCGCCGCGGGCCAGGCGCTGATCGAGGCCGGGGCGATCGACGAGACCTACGTCGACGCCATGTTCGAGCGCGAGAACTCGGTGTCGACCTACGTCGGCGAGGGCGTCGCCATCCCGCACGGCACGCTCGCCGGCAAGGACTCGGTGAAGAAGGACGCGCTGGTCGTGCTCCGCTTCCCGACCCCGGTCGACTGGGACGGCAACGAGGTCTCGGTCGCCGTCGGCATCGCCGCCGCGGGCAACGGACACATCGCCATCCTGAGCCAGCTCGCCAGCATCCTGATGGACCCCGACTCCGCCGCGGCGCTCCGCGGCGCCACGACGACGTCGGAGGTCTACGAGCTGCTCGCGTCGACCGACGACGACGAGTGA
- a CDS encoding zinc-dependent dehydrogenase has protein sequence MRAAKWWAPGDVRLDDVATPGVSRGELLLRVDNCSACGTDLKILRSGHPHMTGPQVMGHEVAGTVVEVGDDVDGWSVGDRVQVIAAVPCGTCDVCRAGRPSVCPRQTSIGYQYAGGFAEFMVVPAAVLAVDGVNRVPDHVSSEEASLVEPLACVLNGQELARVGEGDSVLVIGSGPIGCMHVRLARARGARQVILIDANADRLARAAALVRPDLAVAVEAGADGRQDVLDQVRAASGGLGVDVVITAAASRPAQEQALALLAPGGRLSLFGGLARDDSQISIDSNLVHYRELTIVGVNGSSPAHNREALRLIASGEVVVGDLITHRFPLDRLHDALEAIASGEAIKVTIEPHPHD, from the coding sequence GTGAGAGCAGCGAAGTGGTGGGCCCCGGGCGACGTGCGTCTCGACGACGTGGCGACGCCCGGGGTCTCTCGCGGTGAGCTCCTCCTCCGGGTCGACAACTGCTCCGCCTGCGGCACCGACCTCAAGATCCTCCGGTCGGGCCACCCCCACATGACCGGCCCGCAGGTGATGGGGCACGAGGTCGCCGGCACGGTCGTGGAGGTCGGCGACGACGTCGACGGCTGGTCCGTCGGCGATCGCGTCCAGGTCATCGCGGCAGTGCCGTGCGGCACCTGCGACGTCTGCCGGGCCGGCCGGCCGAGCGTGTGCCCCCGCCAGACGAGCATCGGCTACCAGTACGCCGGCGGCTTCGCCGAGTTCATGGTCGTCCCGGCCGCAGTGCTCGCGGTCGACGGCGTCAACAGGGTCCCCGACCACGTGTCCTCCGAGGAGGCGTCGCTCGTCGAGCCGCTGGCCTGCGTCCTGAACGGCCAGGAGCTCGCGAGGGTCGGCGAGGGAGACAGCGTCCTCGTCATCGGCTCGGGTCCGATCGGCTGCATGCACGTGCGCCTGGCCCGCGCCAGGGGAGCGCGACAGGTGATCCTCATCGATGCCAACGCGGACCGCCTCGCGCGGGCCGCGGCCCTCGTCCGCCCTGACCTCGCCGTCGCGGTGGAGGCGGGAGCGGACGGTCGGCAGGACGTCCTCGACCAGGTGCGCGCCGCCTCCGGCGGGCTGGGGGTCGACGTCGTCATCACGGCCGCGGCCTCGCGCCCTGCCCAGGAGCAGGCTCTCGCACTCCTGGCGCCCGGCGGCCGCCTCAGCCTCTTCGGCGGCCTCGCCCGCGACGACTCGCAGATCAGCATCGACTCCAACCTCGTCCACTACCGTGAGCTGACGATCGTGGGCGTGAACGGGTCGAGCCCCGCTCACAACCGCGAGGCGCTGCGGCTCATCGCCTCGGGCGAGGTCGTGGTGGGCGATCTCATCACCCACCGCTTCCCGCTCGACCGCCTGCACGACGCCCTCGAGGCCATCGCCAGCGGCGAGGCCATCAAGGTCACGATCGAGCCCCACCCCCACGACTGA
- a CDS encoding HPr family phosphocarrier protein, with product MPERTVTIASSVGLHARPASLFSQAAGKSGAKVTLTSPAGKTVNAASILGVLSLGIGHGDEVVLATDGDNADAALDELATLLETDLDAE from the coding sequence ATGCCAGAACGCACCGTCACCATCGCCTCGAGCGTCGGCCTGCACGCCCGTCCCGCCTCGCTGTTCAGCCAGGCCGCCGGCAAGAGCGGCGCCAAGGTCACGCTGACGTCGCCCGCCGGCAAGACCGTCAACGCCGCCAGCATCCTCGGCGTGCTCTCGCTCGGCATCGGCCACGGCGACGAGGTCGTCCTCGCCACCGACGGCGACAACGCCGACGCGGCCCTCGACGAGCTGGCCACGCTGCTCGAGACGGACCTCGACGCCGAGTAG
- a CDS encoding DUF885 domain-containing protein yields the protein MTEPTTPPVRPQTPIDGIAERWVDELVDLDPTTATWIGREGRTGEYGDYSPAGHERHVEAVRRVLAELEAATPVDDVDRVTQDDLGAELRLDLEYAEQRLQLRDLNVIASPLQAIREVYDLMPTETEGDWADVASRLGRVDQALGQLVETLRQGIAEGVVPARRQVEAVAEQCARIGSPDGFFAELASSARLADGTAPSSALASDLARGASSAGEGYLEARRFLLDELLPAAAVEDGVGRDAYALHSRRFLGATVDLDETYEWGLDELARMTSEQEAVAREIEPGADVARAIAVLDADPARQLEGTEALQQWMQQLSDRAVAELAGTHFDVPEPVRRLECRIAPTKDGGIYYTSPSDDFSRPGRMWWSVPEGVTSFGTWRETTTVFHEGVPGHHLQLGQAVYNSALLNTWRRQLAGTSGHAEGWALYAERLMDELGWLSDPGDRLGMLDGQRMRAARVVLDIGVHLGKTLPGSTEPWSHASALSFMRANVNMDDEFVRFEVDRYLGWPGQAPSYKVGQRIWEDLRAERARREGADFDLRAFHREALQLGGVGLDTLRRALLS from the coding sequence ATGACCGAGCCCACGACGCCTCCCGTCCGCCCGCAGACCCCGATCGACGGCATCGCCGAGCGCTGGGTCGACGAGCTCGTCGACCTCGACCCCACCACGGCGACGTGGATCGGGCGCGAGGGCCGCACCGGCGAGTACGGCGACTACTCGCCGGCCGGCCACGAGCGCCACGTCGAGGCCGTCCGGCGCGTGCTCGCCGAGCTGGAGGCCGCGACGCCGGTCGACGACGTGGACCGCGTCACCCAGGACGACCTCGGAGCCGAGCTCCGCCTCGACCTCGAGTACGCCGAGCAGCGCCTGCAGCTGCGCGACCTGAACGTCATCGCCTCGCCGCTCCAGGCGATCCGCGAGGTCTACGACCTCATGCCCACCGAGACCGAGGGCGACTGGGCCGACGTCGCCTCTCGCCTCGGCAGGGTCGACCAGGCCCTCGGGCAGCTGGTCGAGACCCTCCGCCAGGGGATCGCGGAGGGCGTCGTGCCGGCGCGGCGTCAGGTGGAGGCGGTCGCTGAGCAGTGCGCTCGGATCGGTTCTCCGGACGGCTTCTTCGCCGAGCTCGCCTCGTCCGCACGACTGGCCGACGGCACCGCCCCCTCGTCGGCGCTCGCGTCCGACCTCGCGAGGGGCGCCTCCTCTGCGGGGGAGGGCTATCTCGAGGCCCGCCGGTTCCTGCTCGACGAGCTGCTGCCCGCGGCCGCCGTCGAGGACGGCGTCGGCCGTGACGCCTACGCCCTGCACTCGAGGCGGTTCCTCGGAGCGACCGTCGACCTCGACGAGACGTACGAGTGGGGCCTCGACGAACTCGCCCGGATGACGAGCGAGCAGGAGGCGGTGGCCCGCGAGATCGAGCCGGGCGCGGACGTGGCGCGCGCGATCGCCGTCCTCGACGCCGACCCTGCCCGGCAGCTCGAGGGCACGGAGGCGCTGCAGCAGTGGATGCAGCAGCTCAGCGACCGCGCCGTGGCCGAGCTCGCCGGCACGCACTTCGACGTGCCGGAGCCCGTCCGGCGCCTCGAGTGCCGGATCGCGCCCACGAAGGACGGCGGCATCTACTACACGAGCCCCAGCGACGACTTCTCCCGCCCCGGCCGGATGTGGTGGTCGGTGCCGGAGGGCGTCACGAGCTTCGGCACCTGGCGCGAGACGACGACCGTGTTCCACGAGGGCGTGCCGGGGCACCACCTCCAGCTCGGCCAGGCGGTCTACAACAGCGCCCTGCTGAACACCTGGCGGCGTCAGCTCGCCGGCACGTCGGGCCACGCGGAGGGGTGGGCCCTCTACGCTGAGCGGCTCATGGACGAGCTCGGCTGGCTGTCGGACCCGGGCGACCGGCTAGGCATGCTCGACGGACAGAGGATGCGGGCTGCGAGGGTCGTGCTCGACATCGGCGTGCACCTCGGCAAGACCCTCCCCGGCTCGACCGAGCCCTGGAGCCACGCCTCGGCGCTGTCGTTCATGCGCGCCAACGTCAACATGGACGACGAGTTCGTGCGCTTCGAGGTCGACCGGTACCTCGGCTGGCCGGGCCAGGCGCCCTCGTACAAGGTCGGACAGCGCATCTGGGAGGACCTGCGGGCCGAGCGGGCTCGTCGCGAGGGGGCGGACTTCGACCTCCGCGCGTTCCACCGCGAGGCGCTCCAGCTCGGGGGCGTGGGGCTCGACACGCTGCGGCGCGCGCTGCTCTCCTGA